From one Phycisphaerae bacterium genomic stretch:
- a CDS encoding glycosyltransferase, producing MKPTWYPYYHRAVRDFFELVVPPGQDVLLAGYDGDWDLAALQPRRGVFLCTDPRVAGPTRFERYGGYDLRPITGTFDYIILKNALGSCPDIGAFLCELLRLCRPETRVIVYSYNYLWRPGLRLAEKLALKRRGGLQNWLSIRDLNNVLTTAGFQRTAVARWQICPFRLLGLGPLTNAVGKFLFFLDWLKLNQFQVFRPLPPAPLPDESVTVCLTCRDERDNIEPLVQAIPQLTPAQEILFVEGHSTDGTRAEIERVRQVYPEKNIRVIGQPGKGQGDAIRAGFSQARGNIIILLESDMTSPPENVRYVYEALRRRHAEFLEGSRFIYPLALNAMPLANQLGNGSFAYFFSWLFGGHLTDVLSGIKAVRKADFEKIRARWNEWGIDDPFGDFELLFGAVRLGLLCAEQAIHYRPRPYGQTKTRVWYHGYILAKMALNAFWRFRG from the coding sequence ATGAAGCCCACGTGGTACCCGTACTACCACCGCGCGGTGCGCGACTTCTTCGAGCTGGTCGTGCCCCCGGGGCAGGACGTGCTGCTGGCGGGCTACGACGGGGACTGGGATCTCGCCGCCCTGCAGCCCCGCCGGGGGGTGTTCCTGTGCACGGACCCCCGCGTGGCGGGGCCGACGCGGTTCGAGCGCTACGGCGGCTACGATCTGCGGCCGATCACGGGGACGTTCGACTACATCATCTTGAAGAACGCGCTGGGGAGCTGCCCGGACATCGGTGCGTTCCTGTGCGAGCTCTTGCGCCTGTGCCGGCCCGAAACACGCGTGATCGTCTATTCGTACAACTACCTGTGGAGGCCGGGGCTGCGACTCGCGGAAAAACTGGCCCTCAAGCGGCGCGGCGGCTTGCAGAACTGGCTGTCGATTCGCGATCTGAACAATGTGCTGACGACAGCCGGGTTCCAGCGCACCGCCGTGGCCCGCTGGCAGATTTGTCCGTTCCGGCTGCTCGGGCTGGGGCCGCTGACGAACGCCGTCGGCAAGTTCCTGTTCTTTTTGGACTGGCTCAAGCTCAACCAGTTCCAGGTCTTCCGGCCGCTGCCGCCGGCGCCGCTGCCTGACGAGTCGGTGACCGTCTGCCTGACCTGCCGTGATGAGCGCGACAATATCGAGCCGCTCGTGCAGGCGATTCCGCAACTGACGCCGGCGCAGGAAATCCTGTTTGTCGAGGGGCATTCGACGGACGGCACGCGGGCGGAGATCGAGCGCGTGAGGCAGGTATATCCGGAAAAGAACATCCGCGTGATCGGCCAGCCCGGCAAGGGGCAGGGGGATGCGATTCGCGCAGGCTTCTCGCAGGCCCGTGGCAATATCATTATTCTGCTCGAATCGGACATGACTTCGCCGCCGGAGAATGTCCGCTACGTGTACGAGGCGCTGCGCCGGCGGCACGCGGAATTCCTGGAAGGCTCGCGCTTCATCTACCCGCTCGCGCTCAACGCGATGCCGCTGGCAAACCAACTGGGGAACGGCAGCTTCGCGTATTTCTTCTCTTGGCTGTTCGGTGGCCATCTGACGGACGTGCTGAGCGGCATCAAGGCCGTGCGGAAGGCGGATTTTGAGAAGATCCGCGCCCGGTGGAACGAGTGGGGCATTGACGACCCGTTTGGCGATTTCGAGCTGCTGTTCGGGGCGGTCCGGCTCGGCCTGCTATGCGCGGAGCAGGCGATTCACTATCGTCCGCGGCCGTATGGTCAGACGAAAACCCGCGTCTGGTACCACGGATACATTCTGGCGAAGATGGCGCTGAACGCCTTCTGGCGTTTTCGAGGCTGA
- a CDS encoding SDR family oxidoreductase produces the protein MKILITGGAGYKGLKLSEALLERGHEVTVFDNFMYGMEPALFLFRHFPRITLVAKDIRNIEPGDVTPFDCVFHLAGISGYPACEANPHSAQMINVGGTDRLVSCLGRDQRLIYASTTSIYGKSDELCTEDSPVHPASLYAVTKYEGEKRCLEHANCVALRFATVFGVAPRMRWDLMPNDFVMRVVHERALVLFDSRSIRTFLHIDDAIRGYLLALDRFDVMRGQVFNVGTDQLNLSKRQLAERIKAHADFAIIDSDLTDPDVRNFLICFDKITTLDYQPQRSLDEGLRELIALFRVYRPTTPYRII, from the coding sequence ATGAAAATCCTGATTACCGGCGGTGCAGGCTATAAGGGGCTGAAGCTGAGCGAGGCCCTGCTCGAACGCGGGCACGAAGTCACCGTCTTCGACAATTTCATGTACGGGATGGAGCCGGCGCTGTTCCTGTTCCGGCACTTCCCGCGCATCACTTTGGTGGCGAAGGACATTCGCAATATCGAGCCAGGCGATGTCACACCGTTTGACTGCGTTTTCCATCTCGCAGGCATCAGCGGCTACCCGGCGTGCGAGGCAAACCCGCATTCCGCGCAGATGATCAACGTGGGCGGGACGGACCGACTGGTGTCGTGCCTCGGGCGCGACCAGCGACTGATCTACGCTTCGACAACATCGATCTACGGAAAGTCCGACGAGCTGTGCACGGAGGACAGCCCGGTCCACCCGGCGAGCCTGTACGCTGTCACGAAGTACGAGGGTGAGAAGCGCTGCCTGGAGCACGCAAACTGCGTGGCCTTGCGCTTCGCGACGGTTTTCGGCGTGGCACCGCGAATGCGCTGGGACCTGATGCCGAACGACTTCGTGATGCGCGTGGTGCATGAGCGGGCGCTGGTGCTGTTCGATTCGCGCAGCATCCGCACGTTCCTGCACATCGACGACGCGATTCGCGGGTACCTGCTGGCGCTGGACCGGTTTGACGTGATGCGCGGGCAGGTCTTCAACGTCGGCACCGACCAGCTCAACCTGTCGAAGCGGCAGCTCGCCGAGCGCATCAAGGCGCACGCGGACTTCGCGATCATCGACTCCGATCTCACCGACCCCGACGTGCGCAACTTCCTCATCTGCTTCGACAAGATCACCACGCTGGACTACCAGCCGCAGCGGTCGCTGGACGAGGGCCTTCGCGAGCTGATCGCGCTCTTCCGCGTGTATCGACCGACAACGCCGTACCGGATTATCTGA